The Megasphaera stantonii genome includes a window with the following:
- a CDS encoding ABC transporter ATP-binding protein, which produces MDMKEAVIAYDNVDICYDGRTVVRQATFSLQPGEILGIVGESGSGKSTLLQSAMNLLGPGGAVTQGHIWFQGQDILALSDEGMQRLCGAQMAMVFQDAAASLCPVRTIGSQICEAAAAHLDMGKEEVRRQTLELFARLGFSDGRRVWESYPFELSGGMNQRAALVLVMLLKPALLLADEPTSALDVCAQKQVLDELLYLRDQYGTAIMLVTHDMGVVSRVADYVLVVKDGQIIEYGPAKDVLASPAQAYTKELLAAVPKLRRDRR; this is translated from the coding sequence ATGGACATGAAAGAGGCGGTCATCGCCTATGACAACGTAGACATCTGCTATGACGGGCGGACAGTCGTGCGGCAGGCGACGTTTTCGCTGCAGCCGGGAGAGATATTGGGGATTGTCGGCGAGTCCGGAAGCGGCAAGAGCACCCTCCTGCAAAGCGCTATGAATCTCTTAGGCCCGGGAGGCGCCGTGACGCAGGGACATATTTGGTTTCAAGGACAGGATATACTGGCGTTATCGGACGAAGGGATGCAGCGTCTTTGCGGTGCACAGATGGCCATGGTCTTTCAGGATGCCGCGGCGTCGCTGTGTCCGGTGCGGACCATAGGCAGTCAAATCTGCGAGGCTGCGGCGGCCCATTTGGATATGGGGAAGGAAGAGGTCCGGCGGCAGACTTTGGAGCTTTTCGCGCGCTTGGGATTTTCAGACGGCCGGCGCGTATGGGAAAGCTATCCTTTTGAGCTGTCAGGAGGCATGAATCAGCGCGCGGCCTTAGTCTTGGTCATGCTGCTGAAGCCGGCCCTGCTGCTGGCCGACGAGCCGACGAGCGCTCTCGACGTCTGCGCGCAGAAGCAGGTACTGGATGAGCTGCTGTATTTGCGGGATCAGTACGGTACGGCGATTATGCTGGTCACGCACGACATGGGCGTCGTCTCCCGCGTAGCCGATTACGTGCTGGTCGTAAAGGACGGTCAGATAATAGAATACGGACCGGCGAAAGACGTGCTGGCCTCGCCGGCCCAGGCGTATACGAAGGAGCTGCTGGCTGCCGTGCCGAAGCTGCGGAGGGACAGACGATGA
- a CDS encoding ABC transporter substrate-binding protein, with the protein MNKKRFIAWIAAALLLLTAAGCGGTEEANHSAAGKTFVMGDTTFNPENNEPDINPHNDNSGWACIRYGVGETLFRYSDTMEIEPWLAESYEPVDDVTWRIVLRRNVTFTSGRPVDAQAVKECLEHLVAVHKRAAGDLHIASMEADGQVLTIRTTVPVPALPNYLSDPYGCIIDMQAGITSDGMVTATGPYKAVSLVSGDHVDLVKNDAYWNGEPKLDSITIRTISDGDTLTMALQSGEIDAAYGMPYASYPLFQNDEYTISSAATSRTFFVWMNFDSPLMQEEAVRKAISMAIDKQGFVDALLHGNGYPAAGPFPGTFAFGGDAAKAEPYDLEGARRVLDDAGWKDEDGDSVREKDGRRLALRWLTYPSRQELPLLAESAQATLKQIGVAVDIQCTADHNRVKKDRSAWDVYASAMVTAPSGDPQYFFTYCCLDGSDSNTGRYHSDALEELARKMEGTFDPDERGALAAQMAQTILDDHAYVFCSHLKMSMIARKGVVGLAAHPCDFYEITADLDKT; encoded by the coding sequence ATGAATAAAAAACGGTTTATAGCGTGGATTGCAGCGGCGCTCCTGCTGCTGACGGCGGCCGGCTGCGGCGGTACGGAAGAGGCGAACCATTCCGCCGCTGGCAAAACCTTTGTCATGGGCGATACGACCTTTAACCCTGAAAACAACGAGCCCGACATCAATCCGCACAACGACAACAGCGGCTGGGCCTGTATCCGCTACGGCGTAGGGGAGACGCTGTTCCGATACTCCGATACGATGGAAATTGAGCCGTGGCTGGCAGAAAGCTATGAGCCTGTCGACGACGTGACGTGGCGGATTGTCCTGCGCAGGAATGTGACCTTTACCAGCGGCCGGCCCGTAGACGCCCAGGCCGTCAAGGAATGTCTGGAGCATTTGGTTGCCGTCCATAAGCGGGCGGCCGGCGATTTGCATATTGCCTCGATGGAAGCGGACGGACAGGTGCTGACGATTCGGACGACGGTTCCCGTGCCGGCCCTGCCCAATTATCTGTCCGACCCATACGGCTGCATCATCGACATGCAGGCCGGCATCACCAGCGACGGCATGGTGACGGCGACGGGGCCGTATAAGGCCGTGTCCCTCGTGTCCGGAGACCACGTCGACCTCGTAAAAAATGATGCCTATTGGAACGGCGAGCCCAAGCTGGATTCGATTACGATACGGACTATTTCCGACGGCGATACGCTGACTATGGCCCTGCAGTCCGGAGAAATCGACGCGGCCTACGGCATGCCCTATGCCAGCTATCCCCTGTTTCAAAACGACGAGTACACGATCAGCAGCGCGGCTACAAGTCGCACCTTCTTTGTCTGGATGAATTTCGACAGCCCTCTGATGCAGGAGGAAGCTGTCCGCAAAGCGATTTCCATGGCCATTGACAAGCAGGGCTTTGTCGACGCCTTGCTCCATGGAAACGGCTACCCTGCCGCCGGCCCCTTTCCCGGTACGTTTGCCTTCGGCGGCGATGCGGCGAAGGCCGAGCCCTATGACTTAGAAGGGGCCCGGCGCGTATTGGACGACGCCGGCTGGAAGGATGAAGACGGCGACAGCGTTCGGGAAAAGGACGGACGCAGATTAGCCTTACGCTGGCTTACCTATCCGAGCCGTCAGGAACTGCCGTTGCTGGCCGAGTCGGCTCAGGCGACGCTGAAGCAGATTGGCGTCGCCGTGGATATACAGTGTACGGCTGACCACAACCGCGTGAAAAAGGACCGCTCTGCCTGGGACGTCTATGCCAGCGCGATGGTGACGGCTCCGTCGGGAGACCCGCAGTATTTCTTCACCTACTGCTGCCTCGACGGGTCGGACAGCAATACAGGCCGGTATCACAGCGACGCCCTGGAAGAATTAGCCCGGAAGATGGAAGGGACCTTTGACCCCGATGAACGGGGCGCGCTGGCCGCGCAGATGGCGCAGACTATTCTGGACGACCACGCCTATGTATTTTGCTCCCATTTGAAGATGAGCATGATCGCCAGGAAGGGCGTCGTCGGCCTTGCGGCTCATCCCTGCGATTTTTATGAAATTACGGCGGATTTAGATAAGACGTGA